One Manihot esculenta cultivar AM560-2 chromosome 18, M.esculenta_v8, whole genome shotgun sequence genomic window carries:
- the LOC122722463 gene encoding uncharacterized protein LOC122722463 has product MSTEDDDDDNGQEDRGSESRYYNTQFSNPIVPVVHPSPYAEIDFDLLRVDPYDRPEGRSFWDPSKEFSVGMIFSSRDAVAAAAKEYHLRHHHQFCYHETREKTYSIKCKDKDSGCAWRLRASKKEGEDVWKITRYSGPHTCTNPQVTKNHSQLDENFICSFIFALIEQQPDIKIVALQAEVRDKYGYEPSYQKTWKAKQKAIARLYGGWDESYSRLRRFMTALHHFNPETVYMIEDNPHWINERLNPMCRVFDRMFWAFKQSIEGFKYCRPVISIDGTFLYRKYTGCILCATALDGNNQLFPLAFAIVDKEDGDNWSWFMDCLRIFVTNREDLCVISDRHAGILKAMQKDWWQPPAGHHRYYIRHFLSNYNKTLKNAAIKEALRKAANENQKRKFYEAMNNIREVHPESYDWAMKTNLEKWTRSHDGGQRYGVMTTNMAESLNGMMKGFRALPITAMVEKIFFQCVHYFDMRRTTFLEQQSKGYVFTQSCSKTLRANAIKANGHRVRRFNSQTMVCEIITANGRQKQVVKLMDQTCTCGKFQEMRIPCSHAIAACMSHSIDYEQFISEYYKLDRTIQCYAYTFHPLGHPDYWPPTDGLPHVLDISRIRKKGRPRSSRIRNEMDWRSNKINETSRVHCLICGRVGHNKKTCMGGAPSR; this is encoded by the exons ATGTCTactgaggatgatgatgatgacaaTGGTCAGGAGGATCGTGGAAGTGAGTCTCGATATTACAACACACAATTTTCTAATCCTATTGTGCCTGTTGTTCATCCCTCCCCATACGCAGAAATAGACTTCGATTTGCTGAGGGTGGATCCTTATGATAGGCCAGAAGGTCGTTCCTTTTGGGATCCTTCTAAAGAGTTTTCAGTTGGGATGATATTTTCTTCGAGAGATGCAGTGGCTGCGGCTGCAAAAGAATATCATCTGAGACATCATCATCAATTTTGTTATCATGAAACAAGAGAGAAGACTTATTCTATAAAGTGTAAAGACAAAGACAGTGGGTGTGCATGGAGGCTTCGAGCATCCAAGAAAGAAGGAGAGGATGTATGGAAGATTACGAGATACAGTGGACCACACACATGTACGAATCCTCAGGTGACAAAAAATCATAGCCAATtggatgaaaattttatttgttcatTTATCTTTGCATTAATTGAACAGCAGCCCGATATAAAAATTGTTGCCTTACAAGCTGAAGTGCGGGATAAATATGGATACGAGCCGTCTTATCAGAAAACATGGAAAGCTAAGCAGAAGGCAATTGCAAGGCTTTATGGGGGTTGGGATGAATCATACAGTCGTTTGCGTAGATTCATGACTGCTCTTCATCACTTTAACCCAGAAACAGTATACATGATTGAAGATAATCCACATTGGATAAATGAACGATTAAATCCAATGTGTCGTGTATTTGACCGTATGTTTTGGGCTTTTAAGCAATCGATTGAGGGATTTAAATATTGCCGACCTGTTATCTCAATCGATGGGACATTCTTATACAGAAAATACACCGGGTGTATACTGTGTGCAACCGCACTTGATGGAAATAATCAACTATTTCCATTAGCTTTTGCCATTGTGGATAAGGAGGACGGGGACAATTGGTCATGGTTTATGGATTGCTTAAGGATCTTTGTAACCAACCGAGAAGATTTGTGTGTAATTTCAGATCGACATGCTGGAATTTTGAAGGCGATGCAGAAAGATTGGTGGCAACCTCCAGCTGGTCATCATCGTTATTACATCAGGCATTTTTTGAGTAATTATAATAAGACATTAAAAAATGCAGCAATAAAGGAAGCGTTGCGCAAGGCAG CGAATGAAAAtcagaaaagaaagttttacgAAGCAATGAATAATATTCGGGAGGTGCACCCTGAATCATACGATTGGGCAATGAAGACAAATTTAGAGAAGTGGACAAGATCACATGATGGTGGACAGAGGTATGGCGTGATGACAACAAACATGGCTGAATCCCTGAATGGCATGATGAAAGGATTTAGAGCGTTGCCTATAACGGCAATGgtggaaaaaatatttttccagtGTGTTCATTATTTTGATATGCGGAGGACAACTTTTTTGGAGCAACAAAGTAAGGGCTATGTTTTCACTCAGTCTTGCAGTAAAACTCTGCGTGCTAATGCCATTAAAGCCAATGGACATAGAGTTAGACGGTTCAACAGTCAGACCATGGTTTGTGAAATAATTACAGCAAATGGTAGGCAAAAACAAGTGGTCAAACTCATGGATCAAACATGCACATGTGGCAAATTTCAGGAGATGAGGATACCATGTTCACATGCAATTGCAGCATGCATGTCCCATTCAATTGACTACGAACAGTTTATATCTGAGTATTATAAATTGGATCGTACCATACAATGTTACGCGTACACATTCCATCCTCTTGGACACCCTGACTATTGGCCTCCAACAGATGGACTTCCTCATGTGCTTGACATTTCTAGAATCAGAAAGAAGGGACGTCCGAGATCTTCTCGAATACGTAATGAGATGGACTGGAGGTCaaacaaaataaatgaaacatCCAGAGTCCATTGCTTAATATGTGGCAGGGTAGGGCACAATAAGAAAACATGTATGGGTGGGGCACCAAGTAGATAG